TTTTATTCTATCCACATGAACAAGTGTACATACACGCACCCTGTGGAGTgatgttttttttagtaataaaaaataatttttattaattcgacatttatatagtacataaaacaaacaaaaaaatgcacacacattaaataaaatgtaaagCTGTGCCgaatgaattaaaaatatattgattaaaagaaataataaaattgataaaataattgcTTATTTTTCTCAGCAATGcaacacaaaaaaatgagcaATGCAggtaaaatataaaggtcaaaataaaataaaacaattaaaaattatgaacattattaaaattatttgggGAAAACAGTAATGAGCTAGCCAAAAGGCACGGAATAAAATGCACACATTCCGCGATtaagacaaaaaaaaatttagcTATCTCCTTATTTTTCTGccatttaatattatttccaaAAGTTACCAATTGGTGTTTACTTAATTGATCTACACTTTTCAATCTGGTATTGATGAAAATCCTTGCTTagcaataaaaaatcaacGACAAATGGACCAATAGCTACCTCAGATTGAAtggtaatatttttttttttcggaATAAATGGATAAATTCTTTTTTGTATTGCTGACTTGTTAATgtcataataatttttttgactaatataatgataagCCCTTGTTAAAAGGGCATTCAAACATATGATGAATTTGAATgaaaatttgtaaaaatcatatatagattgtaatacaaataatgaGACATGAATTTGATGAGCAAATGATCTACTACTTGCTTtccttttatttaataaaaacaaaattgaacttattaatttgatatcaaaatacatataaaacatTGAAGAGTAGCATATGGATACTAATGCTAAATCTGTAAATGTGTGTAATTTTTtggaaatatttaattttaaattattatatatttctatgGGAATATCAAtgtttaatttaattatagacacataaaataatgttaaaTTTCTTGAGTCTAAATAACTTATtacatgttttttttttttaattatatttaaaataaaatattcatctcgtattaataatttccCGTATGCATGTAATAACATTGCTACATTTCCATTTTCTAGCATATgctctttttttataattccctttttaattatatcaaatattttatattctcTTATATTCCAGTTTGCACACGCATTTGCTATTATAGCCAATTCTGGAGgttcaaataaattataatgttttttcatataagaaaataaataagaaatCAATGTCTTGTTATTTATGTTACATTTTGAATAGGCATTTGTAATCATAGCAATTTCAATAggtttaaaattataaaatctatgaaatatatattctagtgatttattaaacaaatcaaaatattttatatttaatttggaatatgcatttaatatattggCTAATTCTTGCtcattaaatttatcaatatttttttttattttatcaattaATATGTTGTATAATTTAGTATCATTTGGAtttaattttgaataaGCATTGCATATGTTACTAATTGATTGATAGCTTAATtcatcaattttattataaataattttttcaaaatatttaaataaattataatcaatataatttaacTTAGAATAGCAGTTTACTATTTGTGATATATCAAAACTATGCATATCTTCTACTTTATAATTTTGGATATAAATTGCGGATGATTTCATAAATGctttgtttaaaaaatgcacTCTACCAAaagaatttaaaattaaagcTAGCCATCTTATACAAaaagttttatatatattttttatttttaatatatatattagctTTATGCTTAAGATATTCCAAAAATTGGGATTtctataattatatattgctAACTGGTTGCATATTAAAGAGAGTgacataaaatattctttacaatttatataatcatGTTTTACATTTAAACTTTTTATAACTTGTATACttgaataatttaaaatgaGATTTAGTTCatccattttattttgtttgtttaACTTGTTCATATCTGTacaatttcttttttttaaatccaCATTTTGATCCAATTCAGTTAGTAAAACTTCTTCTTCACATTTACccctattattattttgtatacttttcacattttccatgtttaaaatattttctatttgattatttctattattaGATATGTTTACAGATGTGTGTAAATTAGAATTGCCACAGGTTTCACTACATTTCTCTAAAACTGcatcttcattttcaatgtgataataattattaatatttctttcaataaaattgttttttttttctttataaatttgttcatataaGTTATCCTTAGATTTACTGTGTTTCAAATTTGAGTCGagcttattatttatatttattttttttagcgATTTTTCTACGTTTATTAttcttaaatatatatgttttaacatttttttttattttatatatcaataAAATCGAAATGTTGtcaattttcaaaaaaatattttataagaaattgaaaaaaaaaaaaaaaacagtaTCCTTATTTTGTCAATCGCCTTTCCATGGTCACAGAGAAATTTGAAAGTTTATCCTCATGATAAATACCACCAAAAAATGGAAAGAATAAAgaaggaaaataaaaaaaagaaaaaagaaagaaataaaaaaagaaaaaaggaaataaaaaaggggTGGCAAAAATAAAGCTGCATACATAGAACGTGTATATGTAGATTATATAACGAATATAACATTTTCCTCactaaaacaaaaaaataattttatgaattattttatattctttggacaaaataaatagctAACCAGTTgttgtattttatattatatatttttacatgtgtatatttatcaatGTATGGATTTGTTGTTTTTTAAAGGAATGTAAAGCCAATTAAGAATAGCAAAATATGCCCtttacttatatatatacattgaattttttattgttttattttgtatatttttttattttttttccgaACGTTATATCATATACTAACCTGTTTTtctcatatatttttaaatatacatatttttcactttcctattttatgataaaaaaaaaaaaaaaatttgtgTGTAATCCAAAACTTTGGGCTTGTAAAAATGGGTaataaattagaaaaatgttatatttatatataactaaaatggaaataaaaaaaataataaatttttaatattaccATTTTGAGAGTTGTACCCCCAGGGGCTCTACTTTTCcatcattttatattcatttgttTGTATGAATGTATAGATAAAGGAATACAACTATACATtgatattaatttttctttaagGTAAATCATTTTATAATCGAAGCACAAGACTGTGGTGGGGGCATTATCATTTAAGGATAGGGAGTAGATTGCaagtaaaattaaataagggaattaaattttctaattttCAACATATAGGACGATTTATTGAATTTTCAaggtataaaaaatataaaataaaaataatgtatatatatagtatattgcatatatatatatttgttgcTACTAAGAATGACAAAATATgaggaaaaatatatagggAAACATTATAgactattttttatatatactgtaatttcaaatattatatgatatatttgactttttttttttttttgaagaaATTCAAAATCGTTGCGCGCTGCAACACTAAGCAAATGCCTACGACGAAATTTTTGGGGAACAAATTTTTACTACACAGGAAAACCCAAAACCGATCAAAATTCTCAAcaaattatgaataattCACAAGACGAAGGTAAACAAAGTGATTGTGTTTGAATTAGACTATtcgttttatttaattttgttaggaattgcaaaatatattttcacatattttacacacatatatactGTTTTAGGGGGATACATATATGCTGTtgaaaaaggaaaaataaCGCCGTCAGATAtcgaattaaaaaaactgGAAAAAGTTTTAGGCGTCCCTTTAAAAAGACAAAAGCAGAAAACTCTGCTTAGAAAgctataatatttttaactaatgttatgtttttatttttgttatattttcatttttgccatcttttcatttttccatgttttattttccatttatcACTTCCGTTTTAAGCACAATTATTATAAGAATCGCATActactattatattttttatcgaattaaaaaaaaaaataaaacacaattatatacaaatatttatataagaaTAAATATCCATAGTTATAATAATCAATTAGTTAAAATTTATTGGATTCGTAAATTAAgggaaataattttgtgaatatttatattttattatttttgggTGGGTAAATGGTAAAAActgtaaaaatattccaagaaaaatgtaaaaaaaataaatgtaaaatataaattgtatatacTGAAACGAACAAAAGCGtggaaaataaacaaataaaagaaagtatagcaaaaaaaaacttagAGTGTGAAACGAAACATGTTAAAAGAGCTTatagaataaatataacattccgataaaaataaaccttaaaatatttttcaagaAAAGTCAtgttaattaatattagcACATATACACCTATCCagtatataattaaaaaaatataaattttccAAAACATGAAAATATACCCAGCTcaattcataaaaatttatatgtgtgtatGAATGactaaataataatagcacataacatacatatagtatatacatttgtatatatatttatatttatgctAGAATGCGTAAATGAACCTAAAGAGtatattgaaaaagaaaGGAAAACGATTTTGCAAAGATACCTACCCCCACACTATAAATGCAAACTATATAAATCTTaagatatatatgaaaaacttcaaataaaacaaaatggaTAATAGTGTAGAAAGAATAGAAGGGGAAGATGGAGAAGATTCAAATGATGtgtttttatatagtaACGAAACAAATCAAGATTCTGaattttgtaatattttatgtatgttcatattttttatggcattatttattattatgatagCAGCTGTTGATAATAAGGCtccaaataataataatgagaTAAATTACAATTCTGAAAATGGAAAtgtttcaaataatttaacaAATGATGATGtaattaacaattttttagaaaatgcTGTAATACAAAGTTTCGATTTTAAAGGTagttataaaattaaaaaaaaaaaaaactcaATTCAAAATGTTGAGggtaataatttaaatcctcagaataaacaaaatgataatatttttgaaggGAAAATAGTTACTTTAAAATTGGCCCttcaaaatattacaaaatcttttttatttcttcacTTTTATCCAACTAATGttaatattaaagaaatgaaaaatgagGGAAATGAGAAAATAGGATCAAACTATTATTTAACTTATGAacgaagaaataaaaaagatgataaaaaaCTCGAATATATTGGAATGGTGGgtgtaaatataaatgggAGCCaaagttatatatttaatggaaatggatataatatatctaCATTTTGTAAAAACGAGTTAGATGATAATTGTATATGTAATTATACtgcaaatataaaacaaaacacaaaaataaatcaattaGCATATGTCCGAGAAATAGAagaatcatatttttattctttaaagaaatatataatagatgAGCAAgcttattttaataataatattaatgaaaaatatcgaaagtattataaaaagaatatgGAGGCGATTTCGCCACGCTTAACAGATGATTATAACGACAACAtcaacaataataataacaataataataacaataataataacaataataataacaataataataacaataataataacaataatgataatgacAAATCTTATTTATCACAATTCTCTAATTTGGAatataatcaaaataaagaagCAAATTATCATGGATTACTATTGTCAAACGAT
Above is a window of Plasmodium berghei ANKA genome assembly, chromosome: 4 DNA encoding:
- a CDS encoding E3 ubiquitin-protein ligase, putative, which codes for MDNSVERIEGEDGEDSNDVFLYSNETNQDSEFCNILCMFIFFMALFIIMIAAVDNKAPNNNNEINYNSENGNVSNNLTNDDVINNFLENAVIQSFDFKGSYKIKKKKNSIQNVEGNNLNPQNKQNDNIFEGKIVTLKLALQNITKSFLFLHFYPTNVNIKEMKNEGNEKIGSNYYLTYERRNKKDDKKLEYIGMVGVNINGSQSYIFNGNGYNISTFCKNELDDNCICNYTANIKQNTKINQLAYVREIEESYFYSLKKYIIDEQAYFNNNINEKYRKYYKKNMEAISPRLTDDYNDNINNNNNNNNNNNNNNNNNNNNNNNNNNNDNDKSYLSQFSNLEYNQNKEANYHGLLLSNDCNIEMILKGYDEDNVYFSKKVRNFILMFNLKSLIELGLFYKQIKNSENMRNTSKVSIISICLNSYIEIFEALLLLYQVLFSKLLLTSYMAMIILKFLLYTLMEIRYILIIWKINNSHNSANNNWEYMQRQLSVLYKYYYSFVLLLIAIFYYIFPYFPYLILFIYFCWVPQICLDIWKGQHKSISLNFVFLLSLCRLFLPIYIFIYPYNIFQLDIFSKVAGLSNNTFCFLLIFFILLQLIFMYIQRMYGPRYLFNISLLPHVHNYYQNLDPNFEAGIQECVICMYNIILNNTKYCITPCYHIFHEKCLQQWMCIKMECPTCRGSLPNFP
- a CDS encoding heptatricopeptide repeat-containing protein, putative, whose translation is MLKHIYLRIINVEKSLKKININNKLDSNLKHSKSKDNLYEQIYKEKKNNFIERNINNYYHIENEDAVLEKCSETCGNSNLHTSVNISNNRNNQIENILNMENVKSIQNNNRGKCEEEVLLTELDQNVDLKKRNCTDMNKLNKQNKMDELNLILNYSSIQVIKSLNVKHDYINCKEYFMSLSLICNQLAIYNYRNPNFWNILSIKLIYILKIKNIYKTFCIRWLALILNSFGRVHFLNKAFMKSSAIYIQNYKVEDMHSFDISQIVNCYSKLNYIDYNLFKYFEKIIYNKIDELSYQSISNICNAYSKLNPNDTKLYNILIDKIKKNIDKFNEQELANILNAYSKLNIKYFDLFNKSLEYIFHRFYNFKPIEIAMITNAYSKCNINNKTLISYLFSYMKKHYNLFEPPELAIIANACANWNIREYKIFDIIKKGIIKKEHMLENGNVAMLLHAYGKLLIRDEYFILNIIKKKKHVISYLDSRNLTLFYVSIIKLNIDIPIEIYNNLKLNISKKLHTFTDLALVSICYSSMFYMYFDIKLISSILFLLNKRKASSRSFAHQIHVSLFVLQSIYDFYKFSFKFIICLNALLTRAYHYISQKNYYDINKSAIQKRIYPFIPKKKNITIQSEVAIGPFVVDFLLLSKDFHQYQIEKCRSIK